AAATCTATTACCTGAGACGAGGTGGGTTGTCTATTTAAGCATCTGAGACAATCAATAGAATTTACGAAGCCACCATAGTGGATGGCAGAGTCAGGTTCAAGATATTCTTACTGGCAGATCGTTCCCGGAGTTGGCAACAATGAGGTCAGATACATCCACACCAGCAAGCTTTCCATTTTCGTCCTTGAGCTGAAAACAATTGAAGAACATGAGTCACATTGTTGTATCATAAATGATATATGATTTTTTTTAGTTACCTTGTTTACAATCTCAACCAACTCTAGGTAAGTGATATCATTGATGGAAGGCATGTCATTGGCAGCAAGTATCACCTGCACCAACCAAAGAAAGATAACTATTGATATTCTTTACTCTTtactaaaaaagaaagaaaagaaatcatAAATCACAAGACAATTTATGCATCGATCACAGTGATTCCAAGTTGGACATGTACAACAACACAAGCACGCACATAAGCACGAACACACTTTCAGCTTAATTGAGAAGTCATGGATAGACATAGACTTCAATGTGAAccatttttcatagataatttCTTGCATTCAGTTACTTAAAAGCTGAATAGGAGCGATACGTTACTACCGAAAACAAACTCATGTAGAAATGACAAGCAAACCCTTGTCCATGCTTTCCAGTAGTTCCGAATGAATAAGAGCAATATGAAAAGATTAAGACAAACCTTAGTGCCACGTCGGAGCAACTCCCTCGCAAATGGTAATATGCCCAATATGATATCAGCACCAGAATTATCAACAAAAATAACTGCCTACAGCATATGATAGAAGATTGATTCAGCTAGGTACAAACTTAAGGTTGGTTGTACAGAATCAACATTGTAAACATATACACAGCTGAAAGAAAATGCCACTGAGTAAACATAGTTTATATGCAACTGCCCAGTAATGATTTCACCCGTAATTGATGCATGGATGGTCCAGAACTGTTACTAGGCCAACAGTAACAACCACAGATACATAAGTCAAATCCACCAACAAAGCTACCAGGAGATACAGAAAGGAATACACTAAATATCACTGAGCGAGTTATtgatttctaataatgtacatagTACATATCAAAACAATTTATAAATGGGTTATTAACAAATAAGAACCATGATTATTGGAGATAGACATGGAACCAGAATACTAATGATATTAGCACTTTTTTTCTTCCAAAATATAAAACCATAGAACTGCAGATATACACTAAAATGACATATAAAACAGTACATTGCCACATATGCAAACTAAAACAGTCTCTTGCCATAGGATGGACAGCAGGCTCTGTCTGGCATTTTGTACAGTTTCAACAAGAATACAGTAAAACAATAAAATTTACCTTTTCCCAAGATTTCTTTGTCCATTTGCTTTTAAATGCATCTAGGTCATCAATAACCCAAGGTCGAGATAAAAGATTCTGGCAACTCGCCAAGAAGGACATACCATCTTTAGCAAAAACTTCTGCAAGCTTCAAGTTTTGCAATAAAAAGAATATTTTGTCAATAACAAAGAGAGATCTCAGAAGGATTCACAAAGAACTAACGAAATTTGATTTCATCACTTTCAGGACTTCAGGTTGAATGGTCTTTCATATTAAGGCGGTGATGTTTCAAAGCAACCTAAGGTAAGCCCTTCGAAGCTCCATGGGAGTAAAAGACCAATAAAACATTAATGCAATTGGGACTACATACCTGTGCAGACCCTAAGTCAAATATGTTTCCTGCTAAGATTCCACGGATCAAGTTCTCTGCTCGTTTCTCACCATCTTCTATTTCATCATTCCGCTGAACAACTCCCTCAAACAGTGACATAGCCTTAGCGTTCTCCTCGTCCTACTCGTAAAGAATCAAAATAATCAAAGGAGCAGAAACAGTTACGACCAGAAATTATCACAACAATGAATAACAAAATTATGCCAGGTAGGAAAACCTTGTTACAATTTACCTTAACCTTCTTGAAGATGTCATGAAACCCCAATTCTCTAAGGATTAGCTCACGAAGCCTACAAAGAAGCTTGAGATCCATTGCAAGAGTTAGAAGTAGTTGAAAATTTTCTTTCATGATCCAATGAAAAACTCATCTTACTATGCAATCAGGAGGTCCTCCATGGCTCTCTGGGTTCTTCTTCAACTCCTCAAGCATATCAGTGTACCTTCACCACACAACAATACGTACATAACAAAATGTAAGAATGCATCTAGAAGGCTTCATAATATGAACAGAGTAACATTGTGATAATATTTGAGTAACCGTTGATGCACATCATGTCAGCGCTTAACCCCAGAGAAGCAATCATGAACGTGTAATGCACTTTTTTTTAACAAAGCAATGCAAATGTTGACTGGTGTAAATTAAGCCACACATACATGTAATATGTCGCAATGAAAGCATTGAACCTAAGACTAAAGCACCTTAACATATAAAAATAACAACATGGTTTGGAGTGATTTGCAGATCTAATTTCGCAGCCAAACATTATCTGGCAAATATCTGCCCATGACACCCAATAACAAACAAGAGATATCATCATCCGAACCATGAAAGTGAATCCCACGAATCATTTCCGGAATCGTACAGTTTTTGGTGCTTAGTAGCATACACGATACAATTGTTGTTAAGGCATCCCGTCTTGGACACTTAGGTGGCAAGGTGCCCTGGCAGCGCCTTGCAATTGTGCCTGCCTTAGCTGCATAGGCGTCAGGACAGTGGGTGCTCACCTTAGGTCACCTTACCGCCTTAAGAACAATGTACAATACATCGAAAGGATGAAAGAGCATGGTACAGTTAAAGACATACATGATCTCACGCTTCATTTCAAATATTTGGTATAGTAATTCTTAGAATTAACTAGGTCTCAGCATTACCTCACATTGCTAGTTACTGAGATCATTCTGCGTGGATAAACTGCGACAGGTTAATGCTAGAACTGCTAATAAGTTGCTTGTGGGCATAAATCAAGGAATACTAAGTGCAAACCTAGTCTGTCAAATTTATCACTAGTTAGACTGCCAGTTGATGAACCAAAGCTGAGTGCTTACACCTGCTTGATATCAACTTAGCCTTAGCGGCTTATCCTTCTCACATCCGtactcttttgaccaaaacatccCAATCAAGTGACTGTCAAAGATATAGGCTCTTTGACCCTTTCTTCGTAAAATGGAATATCCCAAAATACTCTGAGGTGAAATGGCATTCGTTTATGTGCACAAGCAGAACTGTTAGGCATACGAATCACCAAGTGGTAATATCCAGCTGTTCAACTTTATGGCTTTCACCTCAAAGATAATTGATCTAATAAATATTACAAACATAAACTAACTTGGCCAGCTACTTCCACATGGCACCCATATCATAATATCAGCGAAGGCGGCCCTTCCGAGCTTTGAAGCTGTAACGCCCAAGAAATTTAGTGAGAGAGTTAACTTTTAGACTAAGGTGCTGCGTGTTTGCTTGTTACTGTTCAAAACGCCACACCAAAATTCTTAATATTCACAATAACAGAAGTTTTTTTGGTGCAAGCTAACAATTGGGATTGAAATATCTCTATCAGGATTAGGACACTTGTCTTGCGAACAGTTAACAGTTCATGAACACAACAGAAGTTAGTTTTTTTTCATTTGATACTTCCTCCCAATGATCAGCCCTCGCAAAGCTCCGCCTGCCTAGTTCAAGTGAGTTGtttcaatttttattttatttttttggttcAGCAATTGAAAATGAAGTCTGCCGCTGTCAAGTACATCAGGTGAATCTTGTGGTGGCTGACAACAGAACTGGCAGAAACTTTTAACCGTGCCATCAGTAATTGGTTTTGCACCTGCTCGAGCAGGTGCCAAACCAAAATTGCCTGACACACCAATTACTGTCTGCAAGTACCAAAGGAATTTAGCTATTGTGTAGTATGTGTCCATTCCAAATTAATCATGGCCTTTTTTCAGGAGCAGATATTTGATAGCCCATACTACATCTGCAAAGAAATCGACCTCTTGCCAATAGTTGCTAATATCTGATGAATCTGACACTAACTTGTCtttaccaccaccaccacttgagtcaTAACGAAGCAACATGATCGATCAATCAGACACTGGTCACTGATACATACGTACCTCTGAGCAAACTTCTCGGCCTTGGCGGGGGCATCCGGCACCGTGGGGTCATTCTCCGCCCGCTGCCTGGAAAAGGGTCAGAAGACGAACTGAAGTGAGAATCAGTGGAGCGCTACGGAGTTCAAATTCCGGGCCGGGACTGTACCTGAAGGATGGCACGGACTTCAGGAAGAGGTCGATCCACTGGATCTCGACGGGGGTGGCCTTGCGGGGGTTGTCGGAGGGGAAGCGGTAGGGTATGGTGCAGGCACGGTACGTGCTCTCCACTGGCGCCTGCAGCAGCGGGAACGGCACCGAAGGCGACGAGCTCTCCATGCccctccgccgccgctgctgcgGTGCGTACGGTGGTTGGGGGTTTGTGCGGATCCTCGGAGGCGGTTAGCTCGGCCTCGCCGTGAGATCTGGTTGCGCCGTACGCACCGCACCGGCCGGGAAGATGAAGGAAGCGAAGTGCCGCTTGGCAATTGCAGAGAGTCGCTGCAGATGCTATCTTTTTTTTCGCACATTCGCTACAGATGCTCTTGCCTCCTGATGTAGATAGGCCCGCAATGTGCCGTAGTTTGGGCTCGGTACGCTTCATATGAGCCAGCCCAACTTCTGCTAGCGGGCTGAGGGACAGGGGGTCTCATCGCAAAGAGAGTTAGAGGAAGTTGTTCAACTCAAAAAAAGTTGGATTCTCAACAACAAAAAAAGTTAGAGGAAGTTGTCTTtctttttgcttttcttttttgcGGGGGTAGAGGAAGTTGTCTTTCGAAGCAAGTAGTGAAGGACATCCATGCTGGAACACAAGGAGCGTATGGGAATATCAGTAGTGAGATCAAGCATGGAGCTTTAAATTTTaattgtaattttatttttgaaGGTAGAGCATTGAATGGTGATGCCGATAGATTAGCCAAATTGTCTCATTCTCTTGATCAGGGATGACACATCTGGTTGATCCAACCCTACGATCCTATTTGTATTCCATCGCGCGTGAAGTATGATCAATAAAACTTGATGACACCCTAAAAAAGGTTAGAGGAAGTTGTCTGGGAGCAACTTTTGTTTTTCccctaaatttatttttatttattaattaaAAAATATAATTGCCCAAGACCCGCCCATTAGTGGCACATGTGACAGCGGGTGATGCGGTGCCTGCCGGCGAGGGGTAGGGCGAAACGGTGTGTGGGGTGTCGGCGTGAGCGGCGGGCGGCGATACGGCCGCAAGGCGGTTTGGTAGCAGGCAGCGTGGGCGTTCCGGCGTGGCGGTACAGGTGTATTGCGGCGTTCCGGCGAGGTTCCAGCGGAGCAAGCGATGAAGTTTCGGGCAGTTATTAGCCCGCCAAAAGGATACGAAAAGATTATCTTTCCGTAAACTTGCGGGAAGAATGCCACTTTTACAGAATCTCTAAAGTTATGGACACTTTTAAGGAAACTGTTGGAGAGGTTTTCTGCCCCCAACTTTTCGTAAACAGTGGTTAGTTTAGATATAGGGGAGCTGTTGGTGTTGCTCTAAGACACTTTTAAGGGAACTGTTGAGGCGTATTTCTTCTGGGTTTTTCTTGCACGGGTTTTGTCGGCTTCCCTCATTTTTGTTTccatttttatttatatttttagttgtatttttatttatttatttatattttcccCTTTTTATCAAATTTGTGACCTTTTTTCATAAAAgaccttttttcaaatttgtgaactatttttcaaatttcatgaacctTTTTCACATTTTGAGTTTTTTTCATTATTTGTGAACCTTTTCCTTTTTTGAAAAGTCAACAGTCAACTCTCAGTGGTCAATGATCTAGGTCACTGGTTGGCCAGCCAACAATCAACGGTCATAGGTCATCAGAACAGGTTTAAAACAAGCGCAGCTGGGCCGGATCCATATACTCTCGTGCGTGATTGTAAGTCTTATTAGCTGGCGCCTGAGAtttctcaaaaacaaaaaaaaataacaaaaactggCGCCTAAGGAGCCAATTAGGAGCGATCCCTATTCGTCACTTATTGGGAGCAACTAGTTCATGGGTACCACCCTCAGCTTCCCAGTGAATGCGCACGCACGGGCGCTTCACCCATGTCGCACACTGGAGGCACTCAGCATGTGCTTTCGACATTTTGGGCATTTTTATTTCTATTCAGATTTTGGGTTTTCCAATTTTACCAGGTTTTTTTCTATGTTctatgtttttttctttttatttattctttggtTTCTTTGTTTCTTGGCTGTGCTTTTCACGTGAAGCATAAAAGGCACAATTGTGCTCATGGTGAAAACCCGTTGTGTTTTCGTGTGAAGTATAATTGTTCTTTTTGTGTCAAGCACAAACTATGCTTATGTGTTTCCCAACAAAATTGAATAGCATAGTtctgtgatgacccataagtataagggatctattgtagtccttttgataagtaagagtgtcgaacccaacgaggagcagaaggaaatgataagcggttttcagcaaggtattctctgcaagtactgaaataagtggtagcagatagttttatgataagataatttgtaatgagcaacaagtaacaaaattaaataaagtacagcaaggtggcccaatcctttttgtagcaaaggacaagcctagacaaactcttatatagaagaaaacgctcccgaggacacattgaaattatcgtcaagctagttttcatcacgttcatatgattcgcgttcggtattttgataatatgatatgtgggtggatcgacgcttgggtgctgtccttacttgaacaagcatcccacttatcattaacccccattgcaagcatccgcaaatacaataaaagtattaaggtaaacctaaccataacatgaaacatatggatccaaatcagccccttacgaagcaacgcataaactagggtttaagcttctgtcactctaacaacccatcatctacttattactttccaatgccttcctctagacccaagtaatggtgaagtgtcatgtagtcgacgttcacataacaccactagaggagagacaacatacatctcatcaaaatatcgaacgaataccaaattcacatgactactaatagcatgacttctcccatgtcctcaagaacaaacgtaacgactcataaagcatattcatgttcataatcagaggggtattaatatgcatatatgatctgaccatatgatcttccaccaaataaaccggctagtatcaactacaaggagtaatcaacactactagcaacctacaggtaccaatcccagacttagagacaagaattggatacaagagatgaactagagtttgagaggagatggtgctggtgaagatgttgatggagattggtcccctcccgatgagaggagcgttggtgatgacgatggtgatgattttccccttccggagggaagtttccccggcagaacagctctgccggagccctagattggttccgccaaggttccgcctcatggcggcggagtctcgtcccgaaagcttgcttatgatttttttccaacgAAAGACtctatatagcagaagatgggcatcgaagggccaccagggggcccacgaagcagggggcgcgcccagggggtagggcgcgcccccaccctcgtggctagggtgtgggccccctctggaacttcttgcgctcagtattttttatatattttgaaaatagcttccgtgaagtttcaggacttttgaagttgtgcggaataggtctctaatatttgctccttttccagcccagaatcccagctgtcggcattcttcctctttatgtaaaccttgtaaaataataaagaatatgcataagtattatgacataatgtgtaataacaacccataatgcaataaatattgatataaaagcatgatgcaaaatgaatgtATCATTGTGTTTTCTCGAAAGGTGAAGCACAGTTGTGCTTCGGGTGAAGCATAATTTTACTTCCCCCTAAGAATGAAAAACACAATTGTGCTTCCATGTAAGCCATAATTGTGCTTTCCTAAAAAGTTGAAGCACAATTAtgcttccttttttttattttagttttcatttgtttgtgtgtgtgtgggggggggatcaATTTCATGTTTTTTTAAAGAAAGTCCATCCAAATCTATTAACATGAGATCTGGTTTTGAATATCTCGATGCGAGAAATGCAACAGTAAAAATAATTCGTTATTTGGATGGACGAttcaagagataaaacgttttgcaAAAGAAGAATTTGCGAATAAATACAATACTCCTGGATCGCGAGAAGTGTTGCACAAGCAGTGTGCCACGTGTCACCATCAGAGGAAGTGGGTGTGACCTTTATAAGGGGCACCCCCTTGACTAGTTATTTCGCGCTTACCGTGACAAGTtgttgccacttcacacaaatgaGCACGCTAGTGGTTGCTTTGGGCCGTCCAACTTAATGCTTTGGAGATTGGATGGTTCTTCTGTTTTTTAAGAATGTTCTCGAAGGTTCTAGCCCGGGTTCTTGTCGGTTTTGTTCACCTTCTATAAGGTTCTTCAACATGTtttcatttttcaattttttttcattgtttttttcGGCTTTCTTCTCTGTTTTTCAAAAGATATGGTTTACTAATTCTTGTCCTTTTTCAAAAACTCACAAATTTCGAAAATGTTGAATATCTTGTATAAGTTGCTCATattttcaaaaattattcatatttttcaaaataggataTTCAAAAATTGTATACAACTTTTGAATGTTCAAAAAGTTTAAAATTATTCAGAGTttataaaaatgatctaatttaaATTTTGTTCATGATTTGCAAAAAGTATTGGGAAATTCAAAAATTTAAAGTATTTTCAGAAAAACCTAcaaaatctctaaattgtttgcaagttaaaaaacaaaaaaaa
The sequence above is drawn from the Triticum aestivum cultivar Chinese Spring chromosome 7A, IWGSC CS RefSeq v2.1, whole genome shotgun sequence genome and encodes:
- the LOC123150571 gene encoding damage-control phosphatase At2g17340 is translated as MESSSPSVPFPLLQAPVESTYRACTIPYRFPSDNPRKATPVEIQWIDLFLKSVPSFRQRAENDPTVPDAPAKAEKFAQRYTDMLEELKKNPESHGGPPDCILLCRLRELILRELGFHDIFKKVKDEENAKAMSLFEGVVQRNDEIEDGEKRAENLIRGILAGNIFDLGSAQLAEVFAKDGMSFLASCQNLLSRPWVIDDLDAFKSKWTKKSWEKAVIFVDNSGADIILGILPFARELLRRGTKVILAANDMPSINDITYLELVEIVNKLKDENGKLAGVDVSDLIVANSGNDLPVIDLSSVAPELAYMASDADLVILEGMGRGIETNLYAQMKCASIKIGMVKHPEVAQFLGGRLYDCVFKFNEA